A genomic segment from Lutibacter sp. A80 encodes:
- a CDS encoding prolyl oligopeptidase family serine peptidase yields MKKTFLAIISLLLLFAVSIPLNAQEKNTKKDNTRWTPEDIINTESMRSVSISPDETMVVWTKNKAVKEKDKFVSDIYLTRLDLPEKNSFKTIQLTNANENDYSPIFSKDGEFIYFLSSREKGKKLWKLSIYGGEPKEVKEFKNGISSIAWLNKNTLLYKSNEGQTLYESQLKEKKDDVIVVEDSLHWKPSRVYAYNLKDKSIKRITDNKKPLESYTIAPNGKWLIYSTSRSRSYASDAQKDPFYFLKNLETNTVTQILKPLEFPSNRFNFSKDNKGFYFTSTHASDPKWNGAGISELYYYTLETNSYKKVDLEWELGIGRGYNLVGNDVIVTLANKAYYKLAYYKKNGNSWTKKSIDLDEKDNHTTLLNVSENGSKVIYQYSTASKLPKFYVADISKNKFSNEKEVVSLNKNLAKKTITKSEVLVWKGYNNEEVTGILYYPEKYEAGKRYPLILSIHGGPSGVDTDTWSERWSTYPNILAQRGAFVLKPNYHGSSNHGLSFVESIKGNYYEPELEDITKAINLLDEKGMIDKNQLGTMGWSNGAIITTMLTVRYPDMFKFAAPGAGDVNWTSDYGTCRFGVSFDQSYFGGAPWDDLNGKFYNENYINKSPLFEIEKIKTPTIIFHGSEDRAVPRDQGWEYYRGLQQVNKAPVRFLWFPGQPHGLGKITHQLRKMNEELAWIDTYLFKKPSTKNEAFKKESPLANLLKIDSVKITETGNFGDIKNANLIPETVVIKKDSIAIGRFEITNAQFKAYKPTFKFNAGLDNYPVVTSKEEALKYVAWLSKITGDTYRLPNAKEAEKLQKAAHKAAAKENTLNYWAGYSITIDEVEQLNQKVKELKSHLYKKVGKNKPTKIGEAFIYDLGGNVAEYFENGIYGYSAYDFYDANNSEMISSKHVGIRVIKE; encoded by the coding sequence ATGAAAAAAACATTTTTAGCTATTATTAGCCTATTGTTGTTATTTGCAGTATCAATACCGCTTAACGCTCAAGAAAAAAATACTAAAAAAGATAATACACGTTGGACTCCTGAAGATATTATTAATACAGAATCTATGCGTTCAGTTTCAATTTCTCCTGATGAAACTATGGTAGTTTGGACTAAAAATAAAGCTGTAAAAGAAAAAGATAAATTTGTTTCAGACATCTATTTAACACGTTTAGACCTTCCAGAAAAAAATAGTTTTAAAACAATTCAGCTAACAAATGCAAACGAAAACGACTACAGTCCTATTTTTTCAAAAGATGGTGAATTTATTTATTTTTTATCATCTCGAGAAAAAGGGAAAAAACTTTGGAAATTAAGTATTTATGGTGGTGAACCTAAAGAAGTTAAAGAGTTTAAAAATGGTATATCTAGTATTGCTTGGTTAAACAAAAACACTTTACTTTATAAATCTAATGAAGGACAAACCTTATATGAAAGTCAACTAAAAGAAAAAAAAGATGATGTAATTGTTGTTGAAGATTCTTTACATTGGAAACCTTCTAGAGTTTATGCCTATAATTTAAAAGATAAATCAATAAAGAGAATTACAGACAATAAAAAACCATTAGAAAGTTACACTATTGCTCCCAATGGAAAATGGCTAATTTATAGTACTAGCAGAAGTAGAAGTTACGCTTCCGATGCTCAAAAAGATCCTTTTTATTTTTTAAAAAACCTTGAAACCAATACTGTAACACAAATTTTAAAGCCTTTAGAATTTCCATCAAACAGATTTAATTTTAGCAAAGACAATAAAGGTTTTTACTTTACATCAACACACGCTTCAGATCCAAAATGGAATGGCGCTGGTATTTCAGAATTGTATTATTACACATTAGAAACTAATAGCTACAAAAAAGTAGATTTAGAATGGGAATTAGGCATAGGTCGTGGCTATAATCTTGTTGGCAACGATGTAATTGTTACACTTGCAAATAAAGCTTATTACAAATTAGCATACTATAAAAAAAATGGTAATTCTTGGACTAAAAAATCAATAGATTTAGATGAAAAAGACAATCATACTACCTTATTAAACGTTTCAGAAAACGGTTCTAAAGTTATTTATCAATATTCTACAGCTTCAAAATTACCTAAATTTTATGTTGCAGATATTTCAAAAAATAAATTTAGTAATGAAAAAGAAGTTGTTTCATTAAATAAAAATTTAGCTAAAAAAACTATTACTAAAAGTGAAGTATTAGTTTGGAAAGGTTATAATAATGAAGAAGTTACTGGGATTTTATACTATCCAGAAAAATATGAAGCTGGCAAACGTTATCCACTAATTTTGTCTATTCACGGTGGACCTTCAGGTGTTGATACAGATACTTGGAGCGAACGTTGGAGTACTTATCCAAATATTTTAGCGCAACGTGGTGCCTTTGTTTTAAAACCAAATTATCATGGTTCTTCTAACCACGGACTTTCTTTTGTTGAAAGTATAAAAGGAAATTATTACGAACCAGAATTAGAAGATATAACCAAAGCAATAAACCTGTTAGACGAAAAAGGAATGATTGATAAAAATCAATTAGGAACTATGGGCTGGTCTAACGGAGCAATTATTACAACTATGCTTACGGTTCGTTATCCAGATATGTTCAAATTTGCTGCACCTGGCGCAGGAGATGTTAACTGGACATCAGATTACGGCACTTGTAGATTTGGAGTAAGTTTTGACCAATCTTATTTTGGTGGTGCTCCTTGGGATGATTTAAATGGTAAATTTTACAACGAAAATTACATTAATAAATCGCCATTATTTGAAATTGAAAAAATAAAAACACCTACAATTATTTTTCACGGCAGCGAAGACCGAGCAGTTCCTCGTGATCAAGGATGGGAATATTACAGAGGATTACAACAAGTAAATAAAGCTCCTGTTCGCTTTTTATGGTTTCCTGGACAACCACACGGATTAGGTAAAATTACACATCAATTACGTAAAATGAACGAAGAATTAGCTTGGATAGATACCTATTTATTTAAAAAGCCTTCAACTAAAAATGAAGCCTTTAAAAAAGAAAGTCCTTTAGCTAATTTATTAAAAATTGATAGTGTTAAAATTACTGAAACTGGTAATTTTGGTGACATAAAAAATGCTAATTTAATTCCCGAAACAGTTGTAATTAAAAAAGATTCCATTGCTATTGGTAGATTTGAAATTACAAATGCACAATTTAAAGCTTATAAACCAACATTTAAATTTAATGCAGGTTTAGACAATTATCCGGTAGTTACATCTAAAGAAGAAGCTTTAAAATATGTTGCATGGCTAAGTAAAATTACTGGAGATACTTACAGACTACCAAATGCAAAAGAAGCAGAAAAACTTCAGAAAGCAGCGCATAAAGCTGCAGCTAAAGAAAACACCTTAAATTACTGGGCTGGTTATAGTATTACTATTGACGAAGTTGAACAATTAAATCAAAAAGTAAAAGAGTTAAAATCGCACTTATATAAAAAAGTTGGTAAAAATAAACCAACAAAAATTGGGGAAGCTTTTATTTATGATTTAGGAGGAAATGTAGCCGAATATTTTGAAAATGGAATTTACGGTTATAGTGCTTATGATTTTTACGATGCTAATAATTCTGAAATGATTTCAAGTAAACATGTAGGAATTAGAGTAATTAAAGAATAA
- a CDS encoding NAD-dependent epimerase/dehydratase family protein: MNIDTKKKVLITGMAGFIGHHLAKLLLKNNYSVVGLDNINNYYDVNLKLARLKDLGFNTSEITYNTLLKVDDNAFIKLDLTDLDNLKQLFKEQKFDYVVNLAAQAGVRYSLENPQSYVDSNITGFLNILESCRAYPVKHLVFASSSSVYGLSEDIPFKEDNCTDHPLAIYAASKKANEMMAHSYANLFNVPATGLRFFTVYGPWGRPDMALHIFTKAMVEDKEFEVFNNGDMSRDFTYVGDIVESIKRLLPLAPKENNPAFNPKKPTSSKSSKAYQIFNIGNNSPVALMDYVKALEKVLDKKGKIIFKPMQPGDVKSTYANVESLFNYIDFKPKTTIEEGVKAFVEKYLELENLKNG, from the coding sequence ATGAATATTGATACTAAAAAGAAAGTTCTTATTACTGGAATGGCTGGTTTTATTGGTCATCATTTGGCCAAATTATTACTAAAAAACAACTATTCAGTTGTTGGTTTAGATAATATTAATAATTATTACGATGTTAATTTAAAATTAGCACGTTTAAAAGATTTAGGTTTTAATACTTCAGAAATAACATACAATACTTTATTAAAAGTAGATGACAACGCATTTATTAAATTAGATTTAACAGATTTAGATAATTTAAAGCAATTATTTAAAGAACAAAAATTTGATTATGTAGTTAACTTAGCTGCACAAGCTGGTGTTAGATATTCACTAGAAAACCCACAATCTTATGTAGATAGTAATATTACAGGTTTTTTAAATATTTTAGAAAGTTGTAGAGCTTATCCAGTAAAACATTTGGTATTTGCATCTTCTAGTTCAGTTTATGGTTTAAGTGAAGATATTCCATTTAAAGAAGATAACTGCACCGATCATCCATTAGCTATTTATGCTGCTAGTAAAAAGGCAAATGAAATGATGGCACATTCGTATGCCAATTTATTTAATGTACCTGCTACTGGTTTAAGATTCTTTACAGTTTATGGTCCTTGGGGAAGACCAGATATGGCCTTGCATATTTTTACTAAAGCAATGGTTGAAGACAAAGAATTTGAAGTATTTAACAATGGTGATATGAGTAGAGATTTTACCTATGTTGGGGACATTGTTGAAAGTATAAAACGTTTATTACCTTTAGCTCCTAAAGAAAATAATCCTGCATTTAACCCTAAAAAACCAACTTCTTCTAAAAGTTCAAAAGCATATCAAATTTTTAATATTGGAAACAATAGCCCTGTGGCTTTAATGGATTATGTAAAAGCTCTAGAAAAAGTATTGGATAAAAAAGGGAAAATTATATTTAAACCAATGCAACCTGGCGATGTAAAATCAACCTACGCAAATGTTGAAAGTTTATTTAATTATATAGATTTTAAACCTAAAACAACTATAGAAGAAGGTGTAAAAGCTTTTGTTGAAAAATATTTAGAACTGGAAAATTTAAAAAATGGTTAA